AGGGGTGCAGCCCGGGTGTCCCGAGCCCCGGGTAGTCTGGTGCGATCGAGATGGTCCCGCGGCTCGCGAATAGCCCCGCGAGCCCTGCACCTGAGGGTGTGTCGGCGAGCTGGCAGAGGTCGTCTAATCCTACAGTGCCATGCGCGTTGACCACTACACCAAACCCGCCTTCGGGTGCCGGGGAGTCGGGCATAGCGATGGTCGCCAAGGACTCGAAGTCCCCCGTCTTGTAGGTGATAGTGTAGAGACTGTAGCCGTTGTCGATTTGAAGGGTTGGGTCGATGACTCCTTCAAGCCATTCTTTGGAGGCTCGAGGGCCAAATCGGAATTCTCTGAGGCAGCCGTTTTCCTGACAGTTTGAGTCGATCTTCGGCTGGACTTGGTCTGCGTCCGGTGCGGCGTCTTCGTGCGAGTCCGGCGGTACGTCTTCGGCTGCGTCTATGACCTCCGTGAGGTCGACTGGCATGTCTGGTTCCGCGTAGTCGGTGGGTTCGGGGTCGGCGCACGAGGCAAGAGTGAATATTGCCGTCGCGAGCCAGTGTACACGCGGGCTCAGTCCGCGTGGGATGGGTGTTGGAGATACCGGCAAATGAACAAATCCAGCAGATGGTTGTGTACACCCGGTGAGAAGGTCTACACGTGCCCAAACGTAGGAGTTGTAGGTGTTCTGGTCAATCGGGTAGTGTTCTAAACTAACCAAGTTTTATGGCTTTCCATCCCGTGTTCTGCAGGTATGACAATGAACAAACTAAGTTATAGAGCATGTTTGCTCGCCGGAGCCATTGGCGACGCCCTGGGCGCTGCCGTGGAGTTCAAGTCTGACGCCGAGATTGACCGGCTTTTTGGAGCTGAAGGCGTTCGAGAGTACCGCCCAGCCTACGGGAGACTCGGCGCCATCACCGACGACACGCAAATGCTTCTCTTCACGGCAGAAGGACTAATCCGTGGCCATGTGCGAGGCGGGCACCGTGGTTTCGCGGACCGAACGGGCGTGGTGGCGAACGCCTATCTTCGATGGCTCAGCACCCAGGGGCATCAGAATCCGGCTCAGGTCGGGCAGCCAGGCTGGCTGATCGGGCACGAGGACCTGCACCACCAACGTGCGCCTGGAAACACCTGTCTGACGGCGCTTAAGCAAATGACTAAACTCGGTGAAAAGGCGCAAAACCAATCGAAGGGCTGTGGCACCGTGATGCGCATTGCGCCGGTTGGGCTCTATATGGCACGCCTCATCACCCAGAGCCCGAGCAGTGCCTATGAGATGGGCAAGGAGCTTTCGTGGCTCACGCATGCGCACCCAAGTGGCTATATCGCCGGAGGCGCACTCGCCGCCATCATCTGGGGGCTCGCCCGTGGAAAAACCATGAACAGGTCCATCGACGAGGCTCTGGAGCTTGTAGAGTCGGACTCGGACTCGGCCGAGTGTTCGAAAGCGATCATTCGAGCGCGCGCGCTGGTCACGACGCATATCCCGCCAAAGGAAGCCGTCAAACAGCTTGGGGAAGGCTGGGTCGCGGAAGAAGCCCTGGCGATTTCTATTTACGCGGCCCTGAAGATGCCCAACATCATGGATGCAATCAGCCTCGCCGTGTCCCACGGTGGTGACTCAGATTCTACGGGCTCGATCACTGGCAATCTGGTGGGGTTGCTTCACGGTGCCGCTGGGTTTCCGAATCATCTACTCGTTGATTTGGAGCTGCGCGAGGTCATCACTCAAGTCGCT
This Microvenator marinus DNA region includes the following protein-coding sequences:
- a CDS encoding ADP-ribosylglycohydrolase family protein gives rise to the protein MNKLSYRACLLAGAIGDALGAAVEFKSDAEIDRLFGAEGVREYRPAYGRLGAITDDTQMLLFTAEGLIRGHVRGGHRGFADRTGVVANAYLRWLSTQGHQNPAQVGQPGWLIGHEDLHHQRAPGNTCLTALKQMTKLGEKAQNQSKGCGTVMRIAPVGLYMARLITQSPSSAYEMGKELSWLTHAHPSGYIAGGALAAIIWGLARGKTMNRSIDEALELVESDSDSAECSKAIIRARALVTTHIPPKEAVKQLGEGWVAEEALAISIYAALKMPNIMDAISLAVSHGGDSDSTGSITGNLVGLLHGAAGFPNHLLVDLELREVITQVAEDLYDFPEKINHPHFFERYPGN